The following proteins are encoded in a genomic region of Struthio camelus isolate bStrCam1 chromosome 3, bStrCam1.hap1, whole genome shotgun sequence:
- the NEIL2 gene encoding endonuclease 8-like 2 isoform X1, whose product MPALEAPQRAYKPPPAPCSPVPARCPAAGGSAGLDCFGELQLGARLRGPGKWIQFGRGRGGETGRVPPPPPFPPPGACRQRVLQGLEDPSVHGKNLFLAFVAAGGLLGRTAEELALQRVAHSGASSPAQEGEEQVCAPQIGLPEEEVQELPHSRSDAPDAGGLDNWLRVHFGLFGSIRANEFSRANKANKRGDWKDPIPRLVLHFESGGFLVFYNCRMHWCSSPMADPASDILSVEFHRGRALDALRTSNPVCYTLLDQRYFSGLGNIIKNEILYLAKIHPLTQGSLLALSDLERLLDYAIQFSSDWLESKLHGKGLHPQIYQKEQCPLGHAVMKGTLGPLGGLKRLTWWCPQCQPAVLSGSGSPSLVTK is encoded by the exons ATGCCTGCTTTGGAAGCTCCGCAGCGGGCGTATAAGCCCCCCCCTGCTCCGTGCTCCCCGGTGCCagcccgctgccctgcggccgggggcagcgcggggctcgattgctttggagagctgcaacTCGGCGCTCGACTGAGGGGTCCTGGGAAGTGGATACAAtttgggagggggcgggggggggaaactgGCAGGGTCCCACCGCCCCCTCCATTCCCCCCGCCCGGTGCGTGTCGGCAGCGGGTGCTGCAGGGGCTCGAGGACCCCTCG GTTCATGGGAAGAATTTGTTCTTGGCATTTGTGGCAGCTGGAGGTCTGCTAGGACGAACTGCAGAAGAGCTAGCGTTGCAAAGAGTGGCTCATAGTGGGGCAAGTTCTCCTGCccaggagggagaggagcaggttTGTGCTCCACAAATAGGCCTTCCAGAAGAGGAAGTGCAGGAACTCCCACACTCCAGATCTGATGCTCCAGATGCAGGGGGTCTGGACAACTGGTTGCGTGTCCATTTTGGCTTGTTTGGCAGCATTCGGGCAAATGAATTCTCAAGAGCAAACAAAGCCAATAAGAGAGGGGACTGGAAGGATCCTATACCCAG GCTGGTTCTGCACTTTGAGAGCGGGGGCTTCCTTGTTTTCTACAACTGCCGAATGCACTGGTGCTCTTCTCCGATGGCTGATCCTGCTTCTGACATCCTGTCTGTGGAGTTCCACCGTGGTCGGGCGCTGGATGCCCTCAGGACATCCAATCCTGTCTGCTACACCCTGTTAGACCAGAGATATTTTTCAGGGCTGG GCAACATCATTAAGAATGAGATTTTGTACCTGGCAAAGATCCATCCATTAACACAAGGCTCTCTCTTGGCTCTTTCGGATCTGGAGCGTCTGCTTGACTATGCAATTCAGTTCAGCTCTGACTGGCTGGAGAGCAAGCTGCATGGGAAAGGGTTGCACCCTCAGATCTATCAGAAGGAGCAGTGTCCCCTTGGGCATGCAGTGATGAAGGGAACCCTTGGACCCTTGGGTGGCTTGAAGAGACTGACTTGGTGGTGTCCTCAGTGCCAGCCTGCAGTGCTCTCAGGGAGCGGGAGTCCTTCCCTGGTCACTAAGTGA
- the NEIL2 gene encoding endonuclease 8-like 2 isoform X2 — MPEGPSVKKFQLLTSPFVGQVVTKVGGSSRKINVSELKALRLQDSRVHGKNLFLAFVAAGGLLGRTAEELALQRVAHSGASSPAQEGEEQVCAPQIGLPEEEVQELPHSRSDAPDAGGLDNWLRVHFGLFGSIRANEFSRANKANKRGDWKDPIPRLVLHFESGGFLVFYNCRMHWCSSPMADPASDILSVEFHRGRALDALRTSNPVCYTLLDQRYFSGLGNIIKNEILYLAKIHPLTQGSLLALSDLERLLDYAIQFSSDWLESKLHGKGLHPQIYQKEQCPLGHAVMKGTLGPLGGLKRLTWWCPQCQPAVLSGSGSPSLVTK, encoded by the exons ATGCCGGAGGGCCCATCGGTGAAGAAGTTCCAGCTGCTGACCTCCCCTTTTGTGGGACAAGTAGTGACAAAGGTGGGGGGAAGCAGTCGGAAGATCAATGTAAGTGAACTGAAAGCGCTGAGGCTCCAGGACTCTCGG GTTCATGGGAAGAATTTGTTCTTGGCATTTGTGGCAGCTGGAGGTCTGCTAGGACGAACTGCAGAAGAGCTAGCGTTGCAAAGAGTGGCTCATAGTGGGGCAAGTTCTCCTGCccaggagggagaggagcaggttTGTGCTCCACAAATAGGCCTTCCAGAAGAGGAAGTGCAGGAACTCCCACACTCCAGATCTGATGCTCCAGATGCAGGGGGTCTGGACAACTGGTTGCGTGTCCATTTTGGCTTGTTTGGCAGCATTCGGGCAAATGAATTCTCAAGAGCAAACAAAGCCAATAAGAGAGGGGACTGGAAGGATCCTATACCCAG GCTGGTTCTGCACTTTGAGAGCGGGGGCTTCCTTGTTTTCTACAACTGCCGAATGCACTGGTGCTCTTCTCCGATGGCTGATCCTGCTTCTGACATCCTGTCTGTGGAGTTCCACCGTGGTCGGGCGCTGGATGCCCTCAGGACATCCAATCCTGTCTGCTACACCCTGTTAGACCAGAGATATTTTTCAGGGCTGG GCAACATCATTAAGAATGAGATTTTGTACCTGGCAAAGATCCATCCATTAACACAAGGCTCTCTCTTGGCTCTTTCGGATCTGGAGCGTCTGCTTGACTATGCAATTCAGTTCAGCTCTGACTGGCTGGAGAGCAAGCTGCATGGGAAAGGGTTGCACCCTCAGATCTATCAGAAGGAGCAGTGTCCCCTTGGGCATGCAGTGATGAAGGGAACCCTTGGACCCTTGGGTGGCTTGAAGAGACTGACTTGGTGGTGTCCTCAGTGCCAGCCTGCAGTGCTCTCAGGGAGCGGGAGTCCTTCCCTGGTCACTAAGTGA